A region of Drosophila suzukii chromosome 2L, CBGP_Dsuzu_IsoJpt1.0, whole genome shotgun sequence DNA encodes the following proteins:
- the LOC108011960 gene encoding uncharacterized protein, with the protein MVFQIMSKVEFTNVECITHDPDFADFDYCLLKSVNRTYKYLSLKVKLLKKPITKIKINVSIFQRLNGYKPFLYNVTVDACKFYKNQKSNPVAGYIYSLFRSFSNMNHSCPYDHDVMLDKLNTNFLDTKLTEVLPFPHGGYLFHSNWFAYDINRATVNIHIKIS; encoded by the exons ATGGTGTTCCAGATTATGTCCAAAGTGGAATTTACCAACGTTGAGTGCATTACCCATGACCCTGATTTCGCCGATTTTGACTATTGCCTACTAAAATCAGTAAATCGTACATATAAGTATCTTTCCCTCAAAGTGAAGTTGCTAAAAAAGCCCATTaccaaaataaaa ATTAACGTGTCAATATTTCAGAGATTAAATGGCTATAAACCGTTTCTCTACAACGTTACAGTCGATGCCTgcaaattttataaaaaccaGAAATCTAACCCAGTTGCTGGGTACATTTATAGTTTATTCAGAAGTTTCTCCAACATGAATCATTCTTGTCCCTATGAT CATGATGTTATGTTGGACAAACTCAACACCAATTTTCTAGATACAAAACTAACAGAGGTTCTTCCATTTCCCCATGGCGGTTATCTTTTTCATTCTAATTGGTTTGCCTACGATATTAACCGTGCCACTGTAAACatacatattaaaatatcTTGA